Proteins encoded together in one Atribacterota bacterium window:
- a CDS encoding AIR synthase-related protein codes for LKEFQIKGIAHITGGGFLDNIPRILPGDVAVRIFQSNWPIPPIFKLIQEKGKIAISEMFHTFNMGIGMVIVVAPEDQKAILNRLHQLQESAYIIGMVIKKTKKDMAIYIT; via the coding sequence GTTAAAAGAATTTCAAATTAAAGGTATCGCCCATATTACCGGAGGCGGTTTCCTTGATAATATTCCCCGTATCCTGCCCGGAGATGTTGCTGTTCGCATATTTCAAAGTAATTGGCCTATCCCACCTATTTTTAAATTAATTCAGGAGAAGGGGAAGATTGCTATTTCAGAAATGTTCCATACTTTTAATATGGGTATAGGAATGGTCATAGTAGTAGCTCCAGAAGATCAGAAAGCTATATTGAATAGATTACATCAACTACAAGAGTCAGCATATATTATAGGTATGGTAATAAAGAAGACCAAAAAGGACATGGCAATCTATATAACTTGA